A region from the Melanotaenia boesemani isolate fMelBoe1 chromosome 11, fMelBoe1.pri, whole genome shotgun sequence genome encodes:
- the c7a gene encoding complement component C7 has product MKNIALILPWLIILFTARVLCDLRVHCQWGPYDSWSQCNPCTKTQTRSRAMVQYSQFGGNPCDGLRTETRPCQTTQSCPLDHGCANRFRCQSGKCINKSLKCNGDQDCEGDGLDERDCPTGKFIICEYTIPPPNIQQIGLGYDAVTEKRRGSVINTNSFGGQCRPTYSGDHKVTYRLPLNVIQYSFVVKVQTDFSDETFTSKWHYAKDIVERETAQGTTSGFRNYDFHEKLDKTQTYKLLVLKNDVEVAQFQSNSPNYLPISEEFWKALEKLPTVYDYSEYRKILERFGTHYVAEGSLGGSFKVIISIDEETEKYMLEEKLVLRECERTKRWILFIPFTVEKCKEKDGGGGSTKDFERSNNVDKVFVDGGSVSHIEALKRMDLKDPKKNWDMYSNWAESVRSFPQIINQKLRLLSELVKEVKCAGMKRVYLRRAIEQYLTESHPCHCRPCRNNGLVVMDGDVCKCICKHGTKGLACEEGTEAEGQQGVIHGSWSCWSAWSLCTRTGNRLTHSRTRSCSNPFPQNGGQHCIGEPIETSECDDDELQYLKTMEPECFDDTLQPSPKCDTPLPLINGYIQNPKDVYLVGNRVEYSCTAGFHLVGQSILECTSGKTWSGTPGQCARSMCRLNSLTEGVIASPLQPFYSIGQSVVLSCPKGRILEGEATIICNPSLNFSPDPREIRCIEDENPEPTHPTVECKRWEKPYKGKCICISAKECGPSLELCATPPGSSSFLAITVCKMHVLQCMEKHIEIADYNSCRWGQRTTPAPDCTGCKMWETCDDQANVCRCKDSAECSIPGIQVCVRIGEDASAATQTMSECEAGLRRCKGEKVSVVSIHPCAS; this is encoded by the exons ATGAAG AACATTGCACTGATTTTGCCGTGGCTGATTATCCTCTTCACAGCCAGagt attgTGTGATCTGAGGGTTCATTGTCAGTGGGGGCCTTATGACAGCTGGTCACAATGTAATCCCTGCACCAAAACACAG ACAAGAAGTCGAGCCATGGTCCAGTATTCTCAGTTTGGTGGGAACCCATGCGATGGCTTGCGCACTGAAACCAGACCCTGTCAAACTACACAAAGTTGCCCCTTAGATCATGGATGTGCAAACAGGTTTCGATGTCAATCAG GGAAGTGTATCAACAAGTCTCTGAAGTGTAATGGAGATCAAGATTGTGAGGGAGATGGACTGGATGAACGGGACTGTCCTACTGGAAAATTCATTATCTGTGAATACACAATTCCTCCACCTAACATTCAGCAAATAGGACTTGG GTATGATGCAGTGACTGAAAAGAGGAGAGGCAGTGTGATCAACACAAACAGCTTTGGAGGCCAGTGCCGACCCACTTATAGTGGTGATCATAAAGTTACCTATCGACTGCCTCTCAATGTCATCCAGTACAGCTTTGTG GTTAAAGTCCAGACTGACTTCAGTGATGAGACATTCACCAGTAAATGGCATTATGCTAAGGATATTGTAGAAAGAGAGACAGCACAAGGGACCACATCAGGATTTCGCAACTATGACTTTCATGAGAAACTAGACAAGACTCAG ACATACAAGCTTTTGGTGTTAAAGAATGACGTAGAGGTAGCTCAGTTCCAGAGTAACTCTCCTAACTACCTCCCAATATCTGAGGAGTTTTGGAAGGCACTGGAAAAACTCCCAACTGTCTATGACTACTCAGAATACAGGAAGATTTTGGAGAGGTTTGGAACCCACTATGTGGCTGAGGGAAGCCTGGGAGGCTCCTTTAAAGTCATTATTTcaattgatgaagaaactgaaaaatatatGC tggaAGAAAAACTGGTGCTTCGGGAATGTGAGAGGACCAAACGCTGGATCTTGTTTATCCCATTTACAGTGGAGAAATGCAAGGAGAAAGATGGGGGTGGGGGCTCTACCAAAG ATTTTGAGAGATCAAATAATGTGGATAAAGTGTTTGTGGATGGGGGAAGCGTCTCACATATTGAAGCATTGAAGAGAATGGACCTTAAAGATCCAAAAAAGAACTGGGACATGTACTCAAACTGGGCTGAGTCTGTTAGATCATTCCCACAGATCATAAATCAAAAG CTGCGGCTGCTGTCAGAGCTGGTGAAGGAAGTTAAATGTGCGGGAATGAAGAGGGTCTACCTGCGAAGGGCCATAGAGCAATACCTTACGGAGAGCCACCCCTGCCATTGCCGGCCCTGCAGAAACAATGGCCTAGTTGTCATGGATGGAGATGTATGCAAATGCATTTGCAAGCATGGCACAAAAGGGCTAGCCTGTGAGGAGGGAACTGAAGCAGAAGGCCAACAGG GAGTGATCCATGGTAGTTGGTCATGTTGGTCCGCCTGGTCATTGTGCACACGAACAGGGAACAGACTCACTCATTCACGAACTCGctcctgctctaacccgttccCTCAGAATGGGGGGCAACACTGTATTGGAGAACCAATAGAAACTTCTGAATGTGACGATGATGAGCTACAATACTTAAA GACCATGGAGCCTGAGTGCTTTGATGATACTCTACAACCAAGTCCAAAGTGTGATACCCCACTCCCTCTTATAAACGGTTACATCCAG AACCCTAAGGATGTTTATCTTGTGGGTAACAGAGTTGAGTATTCCTGCACTGCAGGTTTTCACCTTGTTGGCCAAAGCATCCTGGAATGCACTTCTGGTAAAACCTGGTCTGGCACACCTGGACAATGTGCAC gtTCAATGTGCAGACTTAATTCACTTACTGAGGGTGTCATAGCTTCTCCTTTACAACCATTTTATTCCATCGGGCAGTCAGTTGTCTTATCCTGTCCTAAGGGTAGAATCTTAGAAGGAGAAGCAACAATTATTTGCAACCCCAGTTTGAATTTTTCACCAGACCCAAGAGAAATCCGATGCATTGAAg ATGAAAATCCAGAACCCACCCATCCCACTGTGGAATGTAAGAGATGGGAAAAACCTTataaaggaaaatgtatttgcatATCAGCTAAAGAGTGTGG TCCATCACTGGAGTTGTGTGCCACACCTCCAGGAAGTAGCAGTTTTTTAGCTATCACTGTGTGCAAAATGCACGTGCTGCAGTGTATGGAGAAACACATAGAGATAGCAGATTACAACAGCTGCAGGTGGGGACAGCGCACCACACCAGCGCCAGACTGCACTGGCTGCAAAATGTGGGAAACCTGCGATG ATCAAGCCAACGTCTGTCGCTGTAAGGATTCTGCAGAATGCTCAATCCCTGGAATACAAGTGTGTGTTCGTATTGGTGAAGATGCATCAGCAGCCACACAAACCATGAGTGAGTGTGAAGCAGGACTTCGACGGTGTAAGGGAGAAAAGGTGTCAGTAGTCAGCATCCACCCTTGTGCTTCTTGA
- the rgs7bpa gene encoding regulator of G-protein signaling 7-binding protein A isoform X1, protein MSSASNGRKNRPRSAGNIFQIGKPPYRDPQRRESTESTRKAQRAVADCRMIVQEFNTLVALYRELVISIGEITVDCPSLRAEMLKTRTKGCEMARAAHQSLSLISGPEDGEIHPEICRLFIQLQCCLEMYITEMLKSVCLLGSLQLHRKGKDSCGPPGVDSKTEDSDIPILEDTSSSPTDCPQLCWLVATDIENIEKDMREMKNLLSKLRETMPLPLKNQDDSSLLNLTPYLLVRQRKRRFFGLCCLVTS, encoded by the exons ATGAGTTCTGCATCGAATGGGCGCAAAAACCGCCCCAGATCCGCCGGGAACATCTTCCAGATCGGCAAGCCACCTTACAGAGACCCACAGAGGAGGGAGAGCACCGAAAGTACCCGCAAAGCTCAGCGCGCCGTGGCCGACTGCAGAATG ATCGTTCAAGAATTCAACACACTTGTGGCTCTGTACCGTGAACTGGTCATCTCCATCGGCGAAATAACAGTCGACTGTCCTTCCTTACGGGCGGAAATGCTTAAGACCCGAACTAAAGGCTGCGAAATGGCGAGAGCTGCACACCAGAGTCTCTCCTTGATATCGGG GCCAGAGGATGGGGAAATCCACCCTGAGATCTGTAGACTCTTCATCCAGCTGCAGTGCTGTCTGGAGATGTACATCACAGAGATGCTGAAATCTGTCTGCTTGCTGGGATCCCTGCAGCTCCACAGGAAAG GTAAAGATTCATGTGGCCCTCCTGGCGTTGACAGCAAGACTGAAGACTCAGACATCCCCATCCTGGAAGACACCTCTTCCTCCCCCACCGATTGTCCTCAGCTCTGCTGGCTAGTGGCTACTGACATAGAAAACATAGAAAA GGATATGAGAGAGATGAAGAACCTTCTCAGTAAACTCAGGGAGACAATGCCTTTACCGCTGAAGAACCAAG ATGACAGCAGCTTGCTGAACCTGACTCCCTACCTACTTGTCCGACAGAGGAAGAGGCGGTTCTTTGGGCTCTGTTGCCTGGTAACCAGCTAA
- the rgs7bpa gene encoding regulator of G-protein signaling 7-binding protein A isoform X2, whose product MPCRSCTKRAKCFCFKLKIVQEFNTLVALYRELVISIGEITVDCPSLRAEMLKTRTKGCEMARAAHQSLSLISGPEDGEIHPEICRLFIQLQCCLEMYITEMLKSVCLLGSLQLHRKGKDSCGPPGVDSKTEDSDIPILEDTSSSPTDCPQLCWLVATDIENIEKDMREMKNLLSKLRETMPLPLKNQDDSSLLNLTPYLLVRQRKRRFFGLCCLVTS is encoded by the exons ATGCCATGCAGAAGTTGCACAAAACGAGCAAAATGTTTTTGCTTCAAGCTCAAG ATCGTTCAAGAATTCAACACACTTGTGGCTCTGTACCGTGAACTGGTCATCTCCATCGGCGAAATAACAGTCGACTGTCCTTCCTTACGGGCGGAAATGCTTAAGACCCGAACTAAAGGCTGCGAAATGGCGAGAGCTGCACACCAGAGTCTCTCCTTGATATCGGG GCCAGAGGATGGGGAAATCCACCCTGAGATCTGTAGACTCTTCATCCAGCTGCAGTGCTGTCTGGAGATGTACATCACAGAGATGCTGAAATCTGTCTGCTTGCTGGGATCCCTGCAGCTCCACAGGAAAG GTAAAGATTCATGTGGCCCTCCTGGCGTTGACAGCAAGACTGAAGACTCAGACATCCCCATCCTGGAAGACACCTCTTCCTCCCCCACCGATTGTCCTCAGCTCTGCTGGCTAGTGGCTACTGACATAGAAAACATAGAAAA GGATATGAGAGAGATGAAGAACCTTCTCAGTAAACTCAGGGAGACAATGCCTTTACCGCTGAAGAACCAAG ATGACAGCAGCTTGCTGAACCTGACTCCCTACCTACTTGTCCGACAGAGGAAGAGGCGGTTCTTTGGGCTCTGTTGCCTGGTAACCAGCTAA